The window GTACGGAAGATCATTATTTATCTTTTGTAACGCTTCGTCCTGATTGAGGGACGACGGTTGAGTCTTTGTCAGGCAGTTCCTCCTGGGCTGGGCTAGCTTCAGCGTAGTCCTTGTCTATCGTCCTTCTTGGGTGGACGAGTATATTTTCGGGACCATTAGTCAGtatattcaagttttttattattattattattattgaagattTTAATGACCACTCTAAAGAAAATTTCTTGAATCTCTTGAATCACCACTGGAAACTGCACCACTAGGGCATTCTCGGTTTGGAATAAAAACTACTATAACTTTATGAtagtttttcaaacaaaataacacCAAAACACACTTCATATTCTTTTTCGATAATCAACACCAGAACACTTTATTACAGACTTTAAAAAAGTTCAAGTTATTTCATTATTGCATCTAGTAAGGTCATTATGCAATAACCAGCTTAAGCAACGTACAAACGAGCCTCGAACCACAACGGGAAATTCTTGCATGCGCCCAGTGTATGAGACTTATTATGACACCCTGACATATTGGACTCACAGATACACCTAGCGTATAAGACACCACAACCACCATACCAGTGAAATTAAGAGGtcacaacacacaaataaacaaacatatagTAATATTCTAAATTCTATAACATTGGTGTTGGATTACTAGCCACCTCTTAAACTTTAGGTTTAAACCCAGCATCTACCACCAAATTATGTCCGGTGACAAATTGGGAATCCTCAGAAGCAAGAAACACCACAGCGTCCGCCACATTTTTCGGCATTAGCAACCCACCTTTCAAGTACGAACTTAACTCTTGCATCTTACCTATCTTCTCATCATTGTCCAACCTCATCGTGTCCTTTAGTAATGGCGTCCCAACTACCCCTGGTGAAACACAATTCACACGTATCCCATATGAACCCACCTGCAAGCTCGCTGACCTCACCAGCCCTAACACTGCGTGCTTCGACATGGCATAGTCGACAAACCTGTCAGTACCAATACTCGCCGCCATGCTCGTTGTGCAAATTATGCTCCCCCTCACGTGCCCTTCCACCATCGCCTTCACCGCGTGCTTCACACACGCCACCATCCCGCGGGCGTTCACGGCCATGAGCTTGTCGTAAGCTGACAAGTCTATGTCGAACACGGTCTGCTCGCGAGTGTTGGTCGCTCGACCTATGCCCGCATTGCTGAACATGATGTCGAGGCATCCGTACTTATTGACTGTCGAGTCTACCAACGTTCTCACCTGTTCCTCGTCGCCGACATCGCAATGAACATAGCTGCATATGTTGAGGCTGATAGATGCAGCGACGctttggcccatttcgtcttggaCGTCCGCGATAACGATGGCTCTTGCGCCCTGAGTGGCGAAATGGCGAGCCGTGGCTTCGCCTATGCCGCTTGCTCCACCAGTGACTATGGCCACCTTGCCTTGGAGCTTGTTCTTTGGCGTTGTGGAGTCTGTCATTTCGTTCGTTTGTGTAAATCAGGTGATTGAATATATTTGCTATGTCAAAAAGGCTaattatatacatattaatCTTTCATTTGTTATGTGCTACTTTTAGCCAACTACTCCGTAGAAAGGTTGTTCCAAGTGTAAGAGTTTACACCTCCAATTGTGCCACGTCAGATTCTTGGTTCACTCCAAATATAGAGTCAAGACGAGAGTTTTGCAATGATTTGCGGTGTTATCTCACAAGCGAGGAGGATTCTGGCATTTTacccctaattttaaaaaaaaaaattgcaatatgtccctgtttgcaaactatataggagcgtgcccctgtttcgatactcgattatcctaaaatcgagttcaattaaatactcgatttgtagaaaatcgagttatgcccgatcaaacttgaaaaaaaaaaaaaaaaaaatttccgtggaactcgagtttcaggaaatcgagttccatgcaaaaaaaaattttataagtgtgattCCCCTatattcagggagccctatagtggcgttttaaagccctatagtgacgttttaaagccctatagcggcgttttcctccaatttttttataagtgtgattgGCCCATATTCAGGGTACTctataatggcgtttttaagccctatagtgacgttttaaggccctatagcggcgttttcctgcaaaaatttcGTATAAGTGTAATCGGCCTGTTCTGGGTGCCCTATAGTGGCTTTttaggccctatagtgacgtttataagccctatagtgacgttttagagccctatagcagcgttttcctgtaaaaaaattttatagtcCCCAAACAAGTTCAAgaggccctatagtggcgtttttaagccctatagtgacgttttaaaaccctatagcggcgttttggaactcgacttccctaaaatcgagttccatgcttttttttttttttagttttattcggcataactcgattttctacaaatcgagtatttcattgaaactcgattttaaggtaatcgagtatcgaaacagaggcatatccctatatagtttcgaaataggagcatattgctaaattttttaaaaattaagggcaaaaggctagaatctccCACAAGCAGGTGAAATCATACTGGTCTCCCCCTTATGAGTGGCCAAGAAATGACTGATAGGAAAATATCACTTTAATCAATGGCTActtgaaaaatgtaataaataatgCCGAAAAATTAAGTTAGATGTTCATTTGTTGCATCTTACTATGTTAGCATTtgtttttcagcaaaaaatacTATTAGCATTTACATCCGACTCTTTCTatctttatttaataaaaattaacaaattacaCACAAAATTGGTtcttgtaaggacacgatttgtaacgacccgggacagtgttgggttcgcacgtaaaaaggcccaaacaatatcatttgtagagcgtgggtttgaaaggctaggccttggtcacaagacagtgggttaaatcgtgttcgccctaAGAGTTTTTCTCCTCAAGGCAGGCTGGgtggctctggtttttggccatttttcccagcctcttttCCCGGAtagcttatttttccttttatactagcctgtatcccttatccaatGTCCACGTGTGGGGTTTgattttccaggactgatacttgtcccatcagcccatacccagagtggttgggggtggttgtaaaaaactgaagagtatggctctgtcaggtgcagagtattgaatggcagtaagggcagcttttccTGGTCGTTGTACTTTCcagcgtatccttctctattgacctagatattttagatcttttcCAAGTTGCTCCtttaccgtttttgcccttccttttagtgagacctcggacatgccgaggactgaatcgtcctcagCTGCGCCCAAGTCTATTTTGTACTCGTATTACCGAGTctgggctataaccttcctcggctcggaccttgggccccaatgaataaatgggccagggccacaaattattgggccccacagttCTAAATCTAGATAgctataaaatttcaattttttgtatttctctctctctctctctctctaggaaTTTTCTTCAAGATGGTCTTTAAGAAacttaacttaaaaaatgataatgataataataaaaaattgaatatattaacgtcacaaaaaacacataaatacgtaaaattttacaagttttcatattttgaaatcgttgtataataatttcattatcaatgttattagatgcatatttccaatgtACACAACTAAGTAATCATTCATTTACCTGCACCTTGTCTAAATAATTAATACAATAATCAAAATGCAtcatctttttacttttattttttttgacccaTTCCAAccaatttttgtattctttaaacCAATAAGGATTGAATTGATGCAACGctccactatatatatatatatatatatatattaggtatATGGGCTAAGGTGTTGACAAGAACCTCTTTGTAAATATGCTCTTCTTATTTCTCCTAATCATTAGGATGAAAATATGAGACTTTTTCTCATATCCTAGAATTTGAAAGAAGATTATTCAAGTCAATTCAAATTTGCTTAGAATATAAATCTTgcaatacaatttattttctaataagaAATTTGTCCATAGTgctagcaaaataaaaaattataaattataagtttattcAATATATTTAACTCAGGAATTCAACCATTACAATAATCGTATTTAATAAAGTATTTAGACATTACTTTAGAGCATATGCATTACATACAAAATGCACTACATAAATCCTACAAATTCAATTATAGACAAAAGCAAGCACTAATAGACTAGatgtttgaaaatatatatttctttttttaaaaaaatagcgATTTTAAAATCTCccttttgaaaacacaattttaaaagtcacaattaaatatttgataaaatcaCGGTTTGACAATCAAGCTATTGATCTAAAATTGCTGTTTCACtacaaattactaaaattaaccTTTAATGAACCAAAAGGTCAAATTGTTTTTTGATggactcaaatttttatttagggtgttcaattttttttttttttttttttttttttttttttttttttttttagggtggtcaatAGCTatagtaatttaaaattaaattttcaaggtatataattttttccctCAAGTAAGACCACCCACCCCAACACATAGAGCCACCCCTTCTCTTTCTCAATGTTCGTTGGCCAGGGAGCATACATGGCCATGGATCACTGGCATTCGATATCCTTTGTGGACTTGGTGTCAAGTCTCTGTCATGGGGAAGGGGTTATGTTAATCTGAATGTGGGTGGCTGCGGTGGGGCTAGGCGTAGGTTGATGAAGCCCCTATTTGGCATGTGCTAAGTTAGGTGTGAGGGAAAAATGCTttggaaacaaataaaaatatatatattttatattatttttaaaagatcttgtacgtttttagaccctttaaaacaaaccagattaacctagttaattagccaagtaattacttagtcaaattattcaaatctaagttaacacaaatatatcatatcaatgtaaagtgcagaatttaaataacacaaagatatgataacccaggaaaaccaaaccggtaaaaaacctgagggAGATTTagcctaactatcctcaaggtaaaatagatccactatgaaggaattgaagtttatacaatagcgacagaccactaacattctattactacctcgagtaagaaacttactaccatgaccacgtgatagctccgagtccacggactacttctttcttggattcatagcaaccacaagtactcccacttgtgttttctttaagctctttatgcagcaactgaaatgatcaccaagctctcgacatcaatcttgagattggaaatcctaagtatgtatgaaggcaaacacctctagatctcacaagaaattcatacacacagcataaacaacatCAATAAGAAACGTGgcttgagtttttccttttatacttaaggcaaaacataaaaccctacatgtcaaacGGGCTTgagctgagttggaaaattctacagaaaaataATCTGcatgagcttcgatcgatcaagtctaattcTGGATCAATCAAGCCAGGCAGATTTATATAGTAAATTTGGtagtacactcgattccaactttacacataaacaaaCTTTGAgtaagtctaaaacaagactaaacgttttgatcatggttagccaacattacaaaataaagttctaatatatttaaacctaaagtAACTCCCCCTttgcaatctgtgacaaaacacaaactagaCAAAgtgctcaaagtttacaaaaataGCCCATTACAATAACAttgcccaacaaaaacaaattcaatctaactactatctatcaatTGCAAGGGTAGACAGTAGcacgactgaatcaacctgtatattcctTAAACACTCAACAAATCCATAAACGTATTtgtgaaaaatacaagtaaaacaaaataacttcttgatttcacataacataaaataaagacatatatcatgaataacctcataaatataaatcaataatcaatgtaACACAATGTGAAATAAGAAACAGATATAAATACATCAtagtatctccccctatcatagacaacttaaataaaacaaaaatgcatcatgagccaaaaaatataaatacaagatgcagcacctagatacaatctaaagctccacaactctaaaacaacaaaatctccCCCTACAATCTAAAGCTCCATAGCTCCAAAGGGTAATCatgactcatcatcaaaaggaggtggcaaAGGTGATCGTCTAAGACTCTCCAAATCTGCTCGCAAGGACTGAAGCTCAACAAGCATGTCTACCAAAAGCTAACCATGAGCCACCTGAACAGTCATAACAGTCTCCAATATACGACGAATGCTCGAATCGTTCGAAATATATAAATCATGAGTGCAAATATATACCTTTTATAAAGCTCTTCTTTTATACAAATGTGTGGAGATTTTGACATTTGATGAGATATTTTGCAATTGTGCAAGAGAAGATGTAGGGGGAGCTACGTTCAGTCAAGGCAGAGCAGCGAGGTGGTTTACATGGCGAGCAGGGGCAGTGAGGTTCCTCGCCGCTGGTGAACTTagtcgctctctctctctctctctctctctctctctctctctctctcaaaccagctcactctctctctctctcggactCAAAGCTAGGGATTTGATTCTTGaatcccttttctttttttcttttgatttaggGAAGGGGAAAGACGACATCGTTCcccttaatgtttttttttcccaaaattttcttttaattccaaatttttttaaaaaaaaatgcaaaatggcATCGTTTTGGTAGCAATAACAGATTTGTAATGGAGCcttgaattaacaaaaattgaaagctagagaggactgaattgacaaaactaaaatgaaaaaaatgtgaaagttagagggtcagttttgcatttttgcctaatttttattactaaaaataaaatgtattgtaATAGAATgactaaacatattcataagtttggttgtaaattataaaattaaaataagatttaagatctattttaggaaatctCTTATTCATATAATTATAGTTTCTAGAaagcaatattttttaaatttgggagaaaattattttttggtgatttttttattttcataattactATGGACATgaggaaagtttgtttattcaaaaaatatattaattttataatttattataccTAATAAGGGATAACTATTACAATCATTTTAAAgatgaataattatttcttattttaataaattactattCATAAGAAATGACTATtccatataataaaaatataacaaaactaCATAATAGCCTAAATTATAAGAATATGTATTACACATTACAAAGCTTATTATAGTTTACCAAATattctctaaaaaaacaaacaaacaaatttaatCCTACCATTTTAATCAATCATTTGCTTAAAATTCCTCATGCCTAGTGTCCATTtggcaaatattatttttgccaacttattttactatttagttttttttttttttttttactattattcatgggttccattgcactttttgatactattcatgagtctcactgtattatttcaattaacttttatctttatttacagtattttcaaaaaaaaaatattaattttaacaaaataaatggatCACAAATAGGCCCTTAATGTTTAGATTTACCTCTCaaattttttgtcacatttttgGAATGGGTTGACACTTGACaagactttcttttttttttttttcaatttttaacatcATGTATTGGACTCATAATTTGTCTCTTATCCATATCATGGAATGGGTTTATGGCCCGTGTATCTCTTGTATTGCGGATTAAGTTCAAGGCCCAAGCTTTTTCTTCAAAGGATTAAGGCTCATAGGCATAGCCTACTTCGATCATTTCTGTCATCCCTCATCAAATGGATCTTCTCAATAATAAAAGAACATATTTATACAAAAATGAATCATGGGGGAAAAATAGCAAGTTGGTCTAATTATTTGGGTCATTACAATCATTGCGATCTATTCTGCAATAACCAACTGTGAAGCAACCttatccacacacacaaacacacacaccaaaaaataaaaaactgtgaAGCAACAAACGAGTAATAGCCTAGGACACAACACACCAAGATACAAACATTTAGAGTAATAGGGGGCCAGTGTGTCCTTAGCTAACTCTAGACTCTAAACCCAGCATCTACCGCCAAATTATGGCCAGTGACAAATTGGGAATCTTCAGAAGCAAGAAACACCACAGCGTCTGCCACATTTTTGGGCCTCAACACCCCACCTTTCAAGTTCGAACTCAACTCTACCACCTTATCTACCTCCTCATCATTTTCAAACCCCAACATCTCCTTCAGCAATGGCGTCCCAACTGCCCCTGGTGAAATACAATTCACGCGTATCCCATATGAACCCACTTGCAAGCTCGCAGACCTCACCAACCCCAACACTGCATGCTTTGACATCACGTAGTCGACAAACCTGTCCGTACCCATACTCGCCGCCATGCTCGCTGTGCAAATTATGCTACCCCTCACGCGCCCTTCCACCATCGCCTTCGCCGCGTGCTTCACGCACGCCACCATCCCACGCGCGTTCACCGCCATGAGCTTGTCGTTGTTAAAGACAGTCCTGCTTCTAAAACAGAGCACAAGCTgagaatagaagaagaagactctAACGGCTAGTTTTATATTAGAAACGATGTCGTTTAAGTTAGCCTAGTTTATGTTTGAATGAAACGGGACGTTTTGGAGAGATTGTCCATGACTCAAACCTTCCAGTGCTCTGTTTTCTCATCAAGCTTCAGAGTCACCTTCAGTGCTTGATCAAACTCTCAACAGTCCAGCTCTGGCTTCCAGCTGTCATAACTACCTTCCAGCTGTCAACCCTTAATCCGCGCCTCATAATGTGGAGTTAGTTAATGTTCAGTTAGATTAGTTTCTGGAATCATCTTCATGTAAATACTATATAAACAATCTGGATGCTTGTATTTTATTAAGTTGTGGAAATACATTTTCAGTTTAACTCTCTCcagaaatctctctctctctctctctctttcatttgttgaTTCTTATCTTTCCGCCATTGTTGAATACTCTGTTAAGCTCCAAAGctttcatggtatcagagccaagatCTATGGCTTCTACAAATCCAAATAACACAGCACAATCTGTGCACACAACTCCAACACAGACTACCTCCATTCCTTCTACAACTGTAATCTCAACTCCATCACCATTACTGTTACTATCTAGCATGTCAAACCTAATGTCAATCAAGCTTGACTACACCAACTATATTCCATGGAAACATCAATTAGTTACTATACTAGAAGCATATTCCTTGATTGAACATATTGATGGTACTGCTCCAACACCATCGCCTTTTGTTCTTGATGCAGCAGGAAATGCAACGTCAGTGACTAATTCTGAGTTTCAAGCATGGAAAATCAGGGATAAGGCACTCCTATCCTTGATTAATTCAACTCTTACTCCACAGGTCTTTTCAATTGTTGTTGGTGTTACTAGCTCAAGGGAAGTATGGAATACTTTGGAGCAGAGATTCACTTCCACTTCAAGAGCTAATATCTTGAACCTTAAGCTTGAACTTCAAGGGATCAAGAAAACTAATGAATCTGTGAATTCTTTTCTGCAAAAGATCAAAGTTGCTCGTGACAAGCTTCTTGCTGTGGGCATACCAGTTGACAATGAAGAATTGATATGCATTGTGCTCAGAGGACTCCCTAGAGAATTTGCTCATTTCTGCTCTGCAATTCGGACTAGGAGTGATCCAATCACTTATGAGCAACTTGCAATTATGCTGCAAAGTGAGGAACAGGCTATGACTGACCACTTGGACTCAGTGCCTAGCTCTCTTGCTATGTTTGCCTCTCATGGTAAACAAGGTTCTCATACCTCTTATCAGAATCATAATTCAGGAAGGGGGAGAGGCAGAAACAATAACTCTAGAGGACGAAATGGTGGCAGATTCAATCATGGTGGAAATCAACAGTTTTCACCTCCCAATCTTTCTCAGAGTTCTCATAATTTCTCTCAAGGCTCTCACAATTTCTCTCCTCATGAATTTCATTCTCAGAATTTTCCTTCTCAGAATACCTCACAAGGATTCAAGCATGAACGCCCATCTTGTCAAATTTGTGGCAAATCTGGTCATCAGGCACTAGATTGCTACCACAGGATGAACTTTGCTTACCAAGGCAAGCaccctcccacaaaacttgcaGCTATGGCCAGTGCATCCAATGCTGTCATCACTAACAACCAGGATCCATGGCTGGCTGACTCTGGCACTTCAGATCATATCACAGCAAACCTAAACAATTTGTCTATTGAATCTCAGTACAAGGGACCTGAGCAGGTGACAGTTGGAAATGGCCAATCCTTGCCCATCAATCACATAGGTAACACTGCCTTACACACCAAATATCACAAGTTTCTTCTTAAAAATGTTCTTCATGTACCAAGAATTGCTATGAATTTACTTTCAGTTCACAAATTCTGCCTCCATAATAACTGTTCTTGTTATTTTGATGCCAATATCATCAAAATTCAGGATATTCCTACGGGGAGACTCCTTTACAAGGGCTTGAGTGAGAATGGTGTTTATCCAATCTACTCCAAGAATTTCATCAAGCCATCATCTCAATTCAACTCTGTCTCTTCATGTCAGCCTCATCCTTCTACTGCTCCTACTCTTCCTTTAGTTCATTCAAGTTTTCATGTAACTAAACCAAATAAATGGTTGTTATGGCACCATAGGTTAGGTCATCCAAGTGATAAAGTCTTGAATATTGCTTTATCTTCCATTGATAGAGTCTGTATTTCAAGTTCTAATAAAACTCCTTCTCATTGTAAGCACTGTTTAAGTGGTAAAATGCATCAGTTTTCTTTTCCTGTATCAGATTTTCGTGCATCTAAGCCTCTTGAATTAGtacattctgatgtttggggtccAGCCCCTGTCAAATCCTCTAATGATTTCCAatattatgttctttttgttgaTGCCTATTCCAAGTTTACATGGCTCTATCTTCTTAAACACAAATCAGATGTCCTTGAAGTCTTTAAGTTCTTTAAAGCTTCTGTTGAAAATCAACTTGATTCTAAGATCAAAATCTTGAGATCAGATAATGGTGGGGAATATACCTCAAATGCTTTCAAGCTTTTTTGTTCCTCACATGGTATTACTCATCAGTTTTCTTGTCCACATACTCCCCAACAAAATGGAGTTGCTGAGAGGAAGCATAGGCACATAGTGGAGTGTGCTCTTACCTTGCTTTCTCACTCTCAGTTATCTCCAACTTTCTGGTCCTATGCTGTTTCAACAGCAGTTCATCTTATCAACAGACTCCCCACTCCAACACTTCATAATTCCACTCCTTGGGAAGTCTTATTCAAGACCAAACCAGATCTTACACACCTTAGAACCTTTGGCTGCATCTGTTTTCCCTTGCTCAGATCTTACAATGCTCACAAACTCTTACCACATACTTCCCCTTGCATTTTTCTTGGCTATCCTGCTCATTCCAAAGGTTATATCTGTCAAGACCCTGTCACTTCCCGAATCTATATCTCAAGACATGTGCACTTTAATGAACATGAGTTTATTTCATCCCTTGCTTTATCCACTGGTACATCACAGGTCTCTGGCATGTCCTCCACTCCACCTCCCTTTCATATACCTTTTATACCTACACAGTCCACTCCTTTACCTTCTGGTACATCCCCTTTTACACAGCCTAATGTCACACAGCCTTCCTCACCTTTTACACAATCTTCTGCTACATCACCTTCTGCACAGCCACCTGATACATCCCATACAGCTACACAGCCCAATACACCTTCCTCCTCACACATTAGCTCCCCTTCTCCTATCTCACCACACATTAGTCCTCCAGCTGTTTCCACTGTCCCCATTCAGGTTCCTATTGCTGGTAACACTCATCCCATGATCACTAGATCAAAGGATGGTATTTTCCAACCAAAGGTTCTTGCTGTCATGAAGGCTCCATCCAAGAAGGCTCCATCTCCTCCCAAGCCAGATTACTCTCTCACTGAACCTCCCTCCTACAAAATTGCAGCTCAGCATCCCCAATGGTGTTCTGCTATGGCTACTGAATTTGATGCTCTTCAAAGGCAGAGCACTTGGGTTCTGGTTCCTCCTTCTCCTTCACAAAATGTAGTAGGCTGCAAATGGGTGTTCAAGCTTAAAAGAAATAGTGATGGTTCCATTAACAAGTATAAGGCTAGACTTGTTGCCAAGGGATTCCACCAGCAATTtggaattgattttgatgaaacTTTTAGTCCTGTTGTTAAGCCTCCCACTGTGAGGATCATTCTCTCTCTTGCTGTTCAATTCAATTGGCCACTGAGGCAGCTGGATGTTAGCAATGCTTTTCTGCATGGTTTTCTTAGGGAGGAGGTCTACATGGTTCAACCACCTGGGTATGTTGATCCAGCTCATCCTAACCATGTCTGCAAGCTTCTCAAGTCTCtctatggccttaaacaagcccCTAGGGCCTGGTTTGAGAGGTTTTCTACTGAATTGTTGCATCTGGGATTTCAAGCTTCTCTCTCTGATTCTTCTTTGTTCATCTTCAGACAAGGCTCATTGGTTGTTTATCTGttagtctatgttgatgacatagttctAACTGGGAACAATCCTCAATTCTTGTCCTCTTTGATTGCACAGCTCAGCTCAGCCTTTGAACTTAAGGATTTAGGCTCTCTTAATTACTTCCTTGGCCTTCAGATTACTAGATCTTCCAAAGGTCTTTTTCTGTCTCAGACTAAATATGCCCAGGATTTACTGATCAAGGCCAATATGCATTCTTCCAAGCCTGCTCGTACCCCATCTGCTCCTAATACCAGATTGGCTCCTACTGATGGGTCTTTGCTATCTAATCCACATGAGTTTAGGAGCTTGGTTGGGTCTCTCCACTATCTGACCTTCACTAGACCTGATCTAAGCTTTGCAGTCCAGCAGGTTTGCCAATTTATGTCTCATCCAACTGATGCACACTTAATTGCTGCCAAGAGAATTCTACGCTATGTTCATGGTACTTTGAATCATGGCATTTTGCTTCAACCTGGTCCTTTTTCCTTATCTGCTTTCTCTGATTCAGATTGGGCTGGAGATCCTTTTGATAGACATTCCATCACTGGTTATATTGTGTATCTTGGGTTTAATCCAATCACTTGGAGTGCCAAGAAACAAGATACTGTCTCTCGTTCCTCTACTGAATCTGAGTATAGAGCTTTGGCAACCACCACTGCTGAACTCTATTGGCTTCGCCAGGTCTTGAAGGATCTTGGTATCTATCTTTCTGCTCCTCCCAAGCTCTGGTGTGACAATGTTTCTGCTCTGGCCATTGCCTCCAATCCGGTTTTTCATGCTCGTACGAAGCATATAGAGGTTGACTACCACTTTGTTCGAGAAAAAGTCTTGCGCCAGGACATTCAGATCAAGTACATTGCAACCGGTGATCAACTCGCTGATGTTTTTACCAAGAGTTTATCCACTTCTCGGTTTGCTTTTCTTCGTTCCAAAATCATGGTGTCTCTTGACCCCATGgttttgaggggggatgttaaaGACAGTCCTGCTTCTAAAACAGAGCACAAGCTgagaatagaagaagaagactctAACGGCTAGTTTTATATTAGAAACGATGTCGTTTAAGTTAGCCTAGTTTATGTTTGAATGAAACGGGACGTTTTGGAGAGATTGTCCATGACTCAAACCTTCCAGTGCTCTGTTTTCTCATCAAGCTTCAGAGTCACCTTCAGTGCTTGATCAAACTCTCAACAGTCCAGCTCTGGC of the Quercus robur chromosome 10, dhQueRobu3.1, whole genome shotgun sequence genome contains:
- the LOC126702203 gene encoding (+)-cis,trans-nepetalactol synthase NEPS1-like — its product is MTDSTTPKNKLQGKVAIVTGGASGIGEATARHFATQGARAIVIADVQDEMGQSVAASISLNICSYVHCDVGDEEQVRTLVDSTVNKYGCLDIMFSNAGIGRATNTREQTVFDIDLSAYDKLMAVNARGMVACVKHAVKAMVEGHVRGSIICTTSMAASIGTDRFVDYAMSKHAVLGLVRSASLQVGSYGIRVNCVSPGVVGTPLLKDTMRLDNDEKIGKMQELSSYLKGGLLMPKNVADAVVFLASEDSQFVTGHNLVVDAGFKPKV
- the LOC126702545 gene encoding (+)-cis,trans-nepetalactol synthase NEPS1-like — encoded protein: MTDSTGTAPKSKLQGKVAIITGGASGMGEATARHFATHGARAIVIADVQDEKGQNVAASIGPNICTYVHCDVSDEEQVKTLVDSTVNAYGRVDIMFNNAGMARATHTCDQTVLDVDLTVFNNDKLMAVNARGMVACVKHAAKAMVEGRVRGSIICTASMAASMGTDRFVDYVMSKHAVLGLVRSASLQVGSYGIRVNCISPGAVGTPLLKEMLGFENDEEVDKVVELSSNLKGGVLRPKNVADAVVFLASEDSQFVTGHNLAVDAGFRV